A single genomic interval of Labilibaculum sp. DW002 harbors:
- a CDS encoding GH92 family glycosyl hydrolase gives MKCFFRKYLVIGIAFITFFGCNTQSGKKESVLNYVDTRVGTAASIADITVTEVEEPMGYVSPIVGNPSALTHWTPQTAVFTKRVITVPVPYWYDQEAIQGFRGTRYPNGAVVGDWGAMCVMPMTGEVKIGAEDRASKFSHNTEVAKPHYYAVQLDDYNIKAEFTAAAKTAFFQFTFPESNQSSILIDGVFVPGNYKVIPERNEIEGYSVIAGHFKNHFVAKFDKKFEVYNVDVLPNVVDANLVPEGFEAKYYNNDKLEGKPDVLVNYSELNYNWLKEPAKGVKADFFSVEYTGIFVARHTGEHRFELTTKDGTRMYINDEMVIDQWMYRATGTNTHKVHLIKGQKYEIRIEYYDGSSTTEMQLRCAEPVKLDPSHGPKMALKGADGNAVYVTFATKDQEKVKMKVATSLIDIAQARANMEEEFPEFDFNKAVTKSAAVWEKELNMIQVEGTEDDKAIFYTALTKCFVNPRNLNEGGRYFSPFDYKVHEGEMYTDLSIWDTFRSLHPLWVILKPQETTDIINGMLNAYKEGGWIPKWPNPWYRSIMMGTHSDAVIADAYVKGIKGFDTDLAFEAMLKNANVKGNRGFSGRVGIDYFNDIGYVPTDIFGFYGEPVARTLEFSYDDYCIAQMAKALGKDDQHDEFMKRSKRYVNVLDKETGLVRGKKLNGEWLAPYDKSISVWAQGTDHDTEVYYKNHTLLVPHDVPGLAEFMGGNEKLEAYLDEFFDNDMYYVGDEFSMHAPYLYNFIGTPWKTQKVVRDMLFKYFFNDVGGLPGNDDCGQVSSWYVFGAMGFYPACPGDPIYQICSPVLDKVSLNVGEGKTFTVIAKNNSRENMYIQSATLNGKPYSKCTLDHKDLVAGGELVFEMGAEPNKNWGI, from the coding sequence ATGAAATGTTTTTTTAGAAAATACCTTGTGATAGGTATAGCGTTTATTACCTTTTTTGGGTGCAATACGCAGTCAGGAAAGAAAGAATCAGTATTAAACTATGTGGATACAAGAGTTGGAACAGCAGCTAGCATTGCTGATATTACCGTAACAGAGGTAGAAGAACCGATGGGCTATGTTTCACCTATTGTTGGTAATCCATCTGCTTTAACACATTGGACACCACAAACTGCGGTTTTTACGAAGAGAGTAATTACGGTACCAGTACCCTATTGGTACGATCAGGAAGCAATTCAAGGCTTTCGTGGAACTCGCTATCCCAATGGAGCAGTTGTAGGAGATTGGGGTGCAATGTGTGTAATGCCAATGACAGGTGAGGTAAAAATTGGCGCTGAGGATCGCGCATCTAAATTTAGTCATAATACTGAAGTGGCTAAACCACATTACTACGCTGTTCAATTAGATGATTATAATATTAAAGCTGAATTTACAGCGGCTGCTAAAACAGCATTTTTTCAGTTTACTTTTCCAGAATCAAATCAGTCGTCAATATTAATTGATGGTGTGTTTGTACCGGGAAATTATAAAGTAATACCTGAGAGAAATGAAATTGAAGGATACTCAGTTATTGCCGGGCATTTCAAAAATCATTTTGTTGCTAAGTTTGATAAGAAATTCGAGGTTTATAATGTAGATGTTTTGCCAAATGTAGTTGATGCTAATCTGGTTCCAGAAGGATTCGAAGCTAAATACTATAACAACGATAAGTTGGAAGGAAAACCGGATGTACTTGTTAACTATTCGGAATTGAACTACAATTGGCTGAAAGAACCGGCTAAAGGTGTTAAAGCTGACTTCTTTTCGGTTGAATATACAGGAATTTTTGTTGCAAGACATACAGGAGAACACAGATTTGAATTAACGACTAAAGATGGTACTCGAATGTACATCAACGATGAAATGGTTATTGATCAGTGGATGTATAGAGCAACAGGTACTAATACTCATAAGGTTCACTTAATAAAGGGGCAGAAATACGAAATTCGCATTGAATATTACGATGGATCAAGTACAACAGAGATGCAATTACGATGTGCAGAGCCAGTGAAATTAGATCCTAGTCATGGGCCTAAAATGGCACTTAAAGGCGCTGATGGAAATGCAGTATATGTAACTTTTGCTACCAAAGATCAGGAGAAAGTGAAGATGAAAGTTGCTACTTCCTTAATTGATATTGCACAAGCAAGAGCAAATATGGAAGAAGAATTTCCTGAATTTGATTTTAACAAAGCTGTAACGAAAAGTGCTGCCGTATGGGAGAAGGAGTTAAACATGATTCAGGTTGAAGGTACTGAAGATGATAAAGCTATTTTCTACACTGCCTTAACCAAGTGTTTTGTAAACCCTCGTAATCTAAATGAAGGAGGAAGGTATTTTAGTCCTTTCGATTATAAGGTTCACGAAGGAGAAATGTATACTGATTTATCCATTTGGGATACGTTTAGATCTCTGCATCCTCTTTGGGTGATTTTAAAACCTCAGGAAACTACTGATATTATTAACGGAATGTTGAATGCCTACAAAGAAGGTGGTTGGATTCCTAAATGGCCAAACCCATGGTATCGTAGCATCATGATGGGAACTCACTCCGATGCAGTAATTGCAGATGCATATGTGAAAGGAATTAAAGGTTTTGATACAGACTTAGCATTCGAGGCCATGTTGAAAAATGCGAACGTGAAAGGAAATCGTGGATTCTCTGGTCGAGTAGGCATAGATTATTTTAATGATATAGGATACGTACCTACCGACATCTTCGGATTTTACGGGGAACCTGTTGCTAGAACACTTGAGTTCTCTTACGATGATTATTGTATTGCTCAAATGGCAAAAGCTTTGGGTAAAGATGATCAGCATGACGAATTTATGAAACGCTCTAAGCGATACGTAAATGTTTTGGATAAGGAAACGGGTTTAGTTCGTGGTAAGAAATTGAATGGTGAATGGTTAGCTCCTTACGATAAAAGTATCAGTGTTTGGGCACAGGGAACAGATCATGATACCGAAGTATATTATAAGAATCATACCTTATTAGTGCCACATGATGTTCCAGGATTGGCTGAATTTATGGGTGGAAATGAGAAACTAGAAGCTTACCTTGATGAATTTTTTGATAATGATATGTATTATGTAGGTGATGAGTTTTCAATGCATGCACCTTACCTATACAATTTCATTGGGACACCTTGGAAAACACAAAAAGTAGTTAGAGATATGCTTTTTAAGTATTTCTTTAATGATGTTGGAGGACTTCCTGGAAACGACGACTGTGGTCAAGTATCTTCGTGGTATGTATTTGGTGCTATGGGATTCTATCCAGCATGTCCTGGCGATCCAATTTATCAAATTTGTAGTCCAGTATTGGATAAGGTTTCATTGAACGTGGGTGAAGGAAAAACATTTACTGTTATTGCCAAAAATAACTCAAGAGAAAACATGTACATCCAATCGGCAACATTAAATGGCAAGCCATATTCAAAGTGTACATTAGATCATAAAGATTTAGTTGCTGGCGGAGAATTGGTATTTGAAATGGGAGCAGAGCCAAATAAAAATTGGGGAATATAG
- a CDS encoding AraC family transcriptional regulator codes for MKFNLDSFLTDSKEVFHLARVTLRSKDDIEMHTHDYAEIFWIEEGEGFHLVNGEKVKIFPGYLCTLRPGDEHTFIAKSATKGLTITNLAFKSSTLDYYRERYFPATNLYFWSKSHLPFSFRVPKEELCLLSGKADHIINQTKNNIHLDRLLLFIFEIIEPSYESYDPEMPYWLQSALENYNSPVVFKEGVDGFLSIANKSLDHCNRILKKYTGKTLTDTINEAKIKYAARLLIMTDASVKNIASDCGYGNIGYFYRVFKTHYKMSPKDYRTYNKRII; via the coding sequence ATGAAATTTAATCTCGATTCTTTTCTTACAGATTCAAAAGAGGTCTTTCATCTTGCGCGAGTCACCTTGCGTTCGAAAGACGATATTGAGATGCATACACATGATTATGCAGAGATTTTTTGGATAGAGGAGGGAGAAGGATTTCATTTGGTTAATGGAGAGAAAGTGAAAATATTTCCGGGTTATTTATGCACGCTTCGTCCTGGTGATGAGCATACCTTTATTGCAAAATCAGCAACCAAAGGCTTAACAATTACCAATCTTGCTTTTAAAAGTAGCACTCTAGATTATTATAGAGAACGATATTTTCCAGCTACCAATCTTTATTTCTGGAGTAAAAGTCATTTGCCATTTAGCTTTCGAGTTCCTAAAGAGGAGCTGTGTTTGTTGAGTGGGAAAGCTGATCATATCATCAATCAAACCAAGAACAACATTCATTTGGATCGATTGCTCTTGTTTATTTTTGAAATAATAGAACCATCCTACGAGAGTTATGATCCCGAAATGCCTTACTGGCTGCAGTCTGCACTGGAAAATTACAACTCACCAGTAGTGTTCAAAGAAGGAGTTGATGGTTTTTTATCCATAGCGAATAAATCGCTGGATCATTGCAATCGAATTTTGAAAAAGTATACCGGAAAGACCTTAACGGATACCATAAACGAAGCTAAAATTAAGTATGCAGCTCGCTTATTAATTATGACCGATGCTTCTGTAAAGAATATTGCTTCGGATTGTGGGTATGGGAATATTGGTTATTTCTATCGCGTGTTTAAAACGCATTATAAAATGTCGCCTAAAGACTATCGAACATACAATAAGCGAATAATATAA
- a CDS encoding peroxiredoxin-like family protein, protein MKQILVVALLFFSISSIAQKKESSVLVGDKAPMFKAMDQNGNTVTSNDILEKEQLIVVFYRGQWCPLCNKHLSHLQENVAKFKEAGARLVAISPEIAVSVEKTVKKTKAEYSVLHDVDSKIMKQYGVDFVLASKMVEKYKEYGIDLTVSNGNSDQILPVPATYVIGKDGIVKYVQYDPDYKNRSNAEEILKHL, encoded by the coding sequence ATGAAACAAATATTAGTAGTTGCATTACTATTTTTTAGTATTAGTAGTATTGCTCAAAAAAAAGAAAGTAGTGTTCTTGTTGGTGATAAAGCTCCTATGTTTAAAGCAATGGACCAAAATGGAAATACCGTAACGAGCAATGACATACTAGAGAAAGAGCAATTAATTGTTGTATTCTATCGCGGACAATGGTGCCCACTTTGCAACAAACACCTTTCTCATCTTCAGGAAAACGTGGCTAAATTTAAAGAGGCAGGTGCACGATTAGTAGCTATCTCACCAGAAATTGCTGTTAGCGTTGAAAAAACTGTAAAAAAGACAAAAGCTGAATATTCTGTATTACACGATGTTGATAGCAAAATAATGAAGCAATATGGTGTTGATTTTGTTTTAGCATCAAAAATGGTAGAGAAATACAAAGAGTACGGTATCGACCTTACTGTCTCTAATGGAAATAGTGATCAAATACTTCCTGTGCCAGCGACCTATGTAATTGGAAAAGACGGCATCGTAAAATACGTGCAGTACGATCCAGATTATAAAAATAGATCGAATGCTGAAGAAATTTTAAAACATTTATAA
- a CDS encoding OsmC family protein: MKATTTWTQGTASVITDNRGHETIIDLPEAKGGQDLGPTAFELCLMSYSGCVNTIFNIVAKKMRFDFTALEVDTTGIQKDGAPTFTDVEVELRVESEASDEKIESCLQKTLKMCPVGVLFHQAGVNTTYKIEKLQKA, translated from the coding sequence ATGAAAGCAACAACAACTTGGACACAAGGAACAGCTTCAGTTATTACAGATAATAGAGGTCATGAAACCATTATTGACTTACCAGAGGCTAAAGGCGGACAAGATCTAGGTCCAACTGCATTTGAACTTTGCTTAATGAGTTACTCAGGTTGTGTAAATACAATCTTCAATATTGTAGCTAAGAAAATGAGATTTGATTTTACTGCTCTTGAAGTTGATACTACCGGAATTCAAAAAGATGGAGCGCCTACCTTCACTGATGTTGAAGTTGAGCTTAGAGTAGAATCGGAAGCTAGTGATGAGAAGATTGAATCTTGTTTACAAAAAACTTTAAAAATGTGTCCTGTAGGTGTTCTTTTCCATCAAGCAGGTGTAAACACAACTTACAAAATTGAAAAATTACAGAAAGCATAA